A portion of the Apus apus isolate bApuApu2 chromosome 3, bApuApu2.pri.cur, whole genome shotgun sequence genome contains these proteins:
- the DHX57 gene encoding putative ATP-dependent RNA helicase DHX57 isoform X2 gives MPLQTIHMTSENQRRVKELLQELQAQELGPESEVAGSDEDEDGPDYLDDEQCWSTDREVSDVIPGLSAEQRIVESEVSSFAVHKLSRYGFDSERCRAVLRSCNGNIGASLEYLLLQCFAERYGEKMQVSATAAEATQEEYLEQRQEEAFALRAIYGEKFVERIQNRVWTFSLELQYLANGLSKSKQKDSCTREAAKQTSKEICKFHLQGGCRFGSKCRFKHEFPPNHPIKPDRNSVDDAHLRLNSDRPVYELEVRFPEENKYPLQAPLVAFYSTDENLPLACRLHIAELLFGKALTAAESNEPVVYTLVTCLEDESEIRELLKNTHHKYSVPPVSLLATPSVKLQTKSASSSSRVSEASTVSEPQEEEEEAGEEEDEPEQVVVENESYVNFKKKLSKKYDVQAKSLYNENVKICTQFRLKKSSRHFQSMLYERQKLPAWQERETILDLLRSHQVLVVSGMTGCGKTTQIPQFILDASLQGSPSGVANIICTQPRRISAISVAERVAKERTERIGLTVGYQIRLESVKSSATRLLYCTTGVLLRRLEGDMALQGITHVIVDEVHERTEESDFLLLVLKDVMVQRPDLRIILMSATLNAELFSQYFHSCPIINIPGRTFPVDQFFLEDVIAMTRYVLEDSSPYRRKTKQENKQNGRHKRTAFEEVEEDLRRAGILEGTDTVVRDSDPDQKLTLKQLLARYKGVDKAVLKTMSVMDLDKVNLELIEALLEWIVAGRHSYPPGAVLIFLPGLAEIKMLYEQLQSNALFNNRHSKRCVVYPLHSSLSSEEQQSVFLRPPAGVIKIIISTNIAETSVTIDDVIYVIDSGKMKEKRYDPSKGMESLEDTFVSKANALQRKGRAGRVASGVCFHLFSSHHYNNHLIKQQLPEIQRVPLEQLCLRIKMLEMFSAQSLHFVLSRLIEPPRTESLRASKLRLQDLGALTADEELTPLGYHLASLPVDVRIGKLMLFGTIFRCLDPALTIAASLAFKSPFVSPWDKREEANKKKLEFAIGNSDYLALLQAYKGWRLSIKEGSQASYNYCKENFLSGRVLQEIASLKRQFTELLSDIGFVKDGLRARDIEKKWSQGGDGVLDATGEEANSNAENIKLISAMLCAALYPNVVQVKKPEGKYQKTSTGAVKMQPKAEELKFVTKNDGYVHIHPSSVNYQTRHFESPYLVYHEKIKTSRVFIRDCSMVSVYPLVLLGGGQVHMQLQKGECVISLDDGWIQFVAASHQVAELVKELRCELDQLLQDKIKNPSMDLCMCPRGSRIIAMIVKLVTTQ, from the exons ATGCCTCTGCAAACCATACACATGACATCAGAGAATCAGAGAAGAGTGAAGGAACTTCTTCAAGAGCTTCAAGCACAGGAGCTGGGTCCTGAATCAGA AGTAGCTGGTTCTGATGAAGATGAGGATGGTCCTGATTACCTTGATGATGAACAGTGCTGGTCAACAGATCGAGAAGTTTCTGACGTAATACCAGGGTTGTCTGCTGAGCAGAGAATTGTGGAAAGTGAAGTGTCTTCATTTGCTGTGCACAAACTCTCCAG GTATGGTTTTGACAGTGAGCGTTGTCGGGCAGTACTGAGATCCTGCAATGGTAACATTGGGGCATCGTTGGAGTATTTGCTGTTGCAGTGTTTTGCTGAAAGATACGGAGAGAAGATGCAGGTTTCTGCAACAGCTGCTGAAGCCACTCAAGAAGAATATTTGGAACAGAGACAAGAAGAGGCTTTTGCCCTCCGGGCAATCTATGGAGAAAAATTTGTAGAAAGAATTCAAAACCGCGTTTGGACTTTCAGTTTGGAATTGCAGTACCTGGCAAACGGGCTCAGCAAATCTAAACAAAAGGACAGTTGTACTAGGGAAGCAGCTAAGCAGACTTCAAAGGAAATATGTAAATTTCATCTCCAAGGAGGCTGCAGATTTGGTTCAAAATGCAGATTCAAACATGAATTCCCTCCAAACCACCCAATAAAACCAGACAGGAACTCTGTAGATGATGCTCATCTGAGACTTAACAGTGATCGTCCTGTATATGAACTTGAAGTAAGatttcctgaagaaaacaagTATCCACTCCAAGCACCTCTTGTGGCATTTTATTCCACTGACGAGAATCTACCTCTTGCTTGTCGTTTACACATTGCTGAATTACTCTTTGGAAAGGCCTTAACAGCTGCGGAATCTAATGAACCAGTGGTGTACACCTTAGTGACTTGCTTAGAAGATGAATCTGAAATAAGGGAGTTACTTAAAAATACTCATCACAAGTACAGTGTTCCTCCTGTGTCCCTTCTGGCAACACCATCTGTAAAGCTACAGACAAAGAGTGCATCTAGCTCAAGTCGAGTGTCTGAAG CCTCAACAGTGTCAGAGCctcaggaagaagaggaggaggcaggagaggaggaagatgagCCTGAACAAGTTGTCGTGGAGAATGAGAGTTATGTGAACtttaagaaaaagctttccAAAAAGTATGATGTGCAGGCAAAGTCTCTGTATAACGAAAATGTTAAAATCTGCACGCAATTTCGTCTGAAAAAG TCTTCTAGGCACTTCCAGTCCATGTTGTACGAAAGACAGAAGCTCCCTGCGTGGCAAGAGAGAGAAACCATTCTTGATTTGCTGAGGAGCCACCAAGTTCTTGTTGTGAGTGGCATGACAGG ATGTGGGAAAACCACTCAGATTCCTCAATTTATTTTGGATGCCTCATTGCAAGGATCTCCAAGCGGAGTTGCAAACATCATCTGCACCCAGCCTCGCAGGATCTCTGCCATTTCTGTGGCTGAACGTGTAGccaaagaaagaacagaaaggattGGACTCACTGTTGGATATCAGATCCGTCTAGAAAGTGTAAAG TCCTCAGCTACCAGGCTCTTGTACTGCACTACTGGTGTGCTGTTGAGAAGACTGGAAGGAGATATGGCTTTGCAGGGAATCACACATGTTATTGTTGATGAAGTTcatgaaagaacagaagaaag tgacttcttgctgctggttttgaagGATGTAATGGTTCAGAGGCCAGATCTGCGCATCATACTCATGAGTGCCACCTTGAATGCAGAGCTTTTTTCTCAATATTTTCACTCCTGTCCAATTATTAACATACCAG gtCGAACATTTCCCGTGGATCAGTTTTTTCTGGAAGATGTGATTGCAATGACAAG gtATGTTTTAGAGGACAGTAGTCCCTACAGGCGCAagacaaagcaagaaaacaaacagaatggAAGACACAAAAGAACTGCATTTGAAGAAGTAGAGGAGGACCTGAGACGTGCTGGCATTTTGGAAGGCACTGACACAGTTGTCAGAGATTCAGACCCAGACCAAAAATTAACCCTGAAGCAGCTCCTTGCACGATATAAAG GGGTTGACAAGGCAGTGTTGAAAACTATGTCAGTCATGGACTTGGACAAAGTTAATCTGGAATTAATTGAAGCCTTGCTAGAGTGGATAGTTGCTGGCAGACATTCATACCCCCCAG GTGCTGTGTTGATATTTTTGCCTGGTCTAGCAGAAATCAAGATGCTTTATGAGCAGCTCCAGTCTAATGCTCTTTTTAATAACAGGCATAGCAAGAG GTGTGTTGTTTATCCGCTTCATTCTTCACTGTCTAGTGAAGAACAGCAGTCTGTGTTCCTCAGGCCTCCCGCAGGAGTTATCAAAATAATCATCTCTACAAATATTGCAGAAACATCTGTCACTATTGATGATGTGATCTATGTGATTGAttctggaaaaatgaaagagaaaag ATATGACCCAAGCAAAGGAATGGAAAGTCTGGAAGATACATTTGTGTCCAAGGCCAATGCTCTGCAAAGGAAAGGGCGAGCAGGCCGTGTAGCCTCAGGTGTCTGCTTTCATCTTTTCAGTAGCCATCACTATAACAATCATCTTATAAAACAGCAGTTACCAGAAATACAAAGAGTACCCTTGGAGCAGCTTTGTCTAAG GATTAAGATGCTGGAGATGTTTTCTGCACAGAGCCTTCACTTTGTCTTATCACGGCTCATTGAGCCTCCTAGAACTGAGTCTTTGCGGGCATCAAAGCTGCGACTTCAAGACTTGGGAGCATTAACTGCAGATGAAGAGCTCACCCCTCTGGGATATCACTTGGCTTCTCTGCCTGTTGATGTCAGGATTGGCAAGCTAATGCTGTTTGGCACCATCTTTCGCTGTCTGGATCCTGCACTAACTATAGCAGCCAGTCTGGCCTTTAAGTCACCTTTT GTGTCACCATGGGATAAAAGggaagaagcaaacaaaaagaagttgGAGTTTGCAATAGGAAACAGCGACTATctggctcttctccaggcctATAAG GGATGGCGTTTAAGTATCAAAGAGGGCTCCCAAGCAAGCTACAACTACTGCAAGGAGAATTTTCTGTCAGGAAGAGTTCTTCAG GAAATTGCCAGTCTGAAACGGCAattcacagagctgctttctgatATTGGGTTTGTGAAGGATGGATTAAGAGCCAGGGACATTGAAAAGAAGTGGTCCCAAGGAGGCGATGGCGTGTTGGATGCCACAGGAGAAGAG GCAAATTCGAATGCAGAGAACATCAAACTGATCTCAGCTATGTTGTGTGCTGCACTGTATCCCAATGTTGTCCAG GTGAAAAAGCCAGAGGGCAAATACCAGAAGACCAGTACAGGAGCAGTCAAAATGCAAccaaaagcagaagagctcaAGTTTGTTACCAAAAATGATGGTTATGTTCACATTCACCCTTCCTCTGTGAATTATCAG ACTAGGCACTTTGAGAGCCCCTACCTGGTGTATCATGAGAAAATCAAGACTAGCCGTGTGTTCATTCGAGACTGCAGCATGGTGTCGGTCTACCCCCTGGTGCTGCTTGGAGGTGGCCAGGTCCacatgcagctgcagaagggagaGTGTGTCATTTCTCTTGACGATGGATGGATCCAGTTTGTCGCTGCCTCTCACCAG GTGGCTGAGCTGGTGAAGGAGCTACGCTGTGAACTagaccagctgctgcaggataAAATCAAGAATCCCAGTATGGATTTATGCATGTGCCCCCGTGGATCTCGGATCATCGCTATGATTGTAAAGCTTGTGACTACACAGTAA
- the DHX57 gene encoding putative ATP-dependent RNA helicase DHX57 isoform X1 codes for MSSAGRRRGKPNRGGGRGRGGGGGGRGRGGSGRGGSSSGRSTKSQLGGNRKCATKIWDDGDDFCLFEEPRLESRSNASARRGGQAKQRPEARMPLQTIHMTSENQRRVKELLQELQAQELGPESEVAGSDEDEDGPDYLDDEQCWSTDREVSDVIPGLSAEQRIVESEVSSFAVHKLSRYGFDSERCRAVLRSCNGNIGASLEYLLLQCFAERYGEKMQVSATAAEATQEEYLEQRQEEAFALRAIYGEKFVERIQNRVWTFSLELQYLANGLSKSKQKDSCTREAAKQTSKEICKFHLQGGCRFGSKCRFKHEFPPNHPIKPDRNSVDDAHLRLNSDRPVYELEVRFPEENKYPLQAPLVAFYSTDENLPLACRLHIAELLFGKALTAAESNEPVVYTLVTCLEDESEIRELLKNTHHKYSVPPVSLLATPSVKLQTKSASSSSRVSEASTVSEPQEEEEEAGEEEDEPEQVVVENESYVNFKKKLSKKYDVQAKSLYNENVKICTQFRLKKSSRHFQSMLYERQKLPAWQERETILDLLRSHQVLVVSGMTGCGKTTQIPQFILDASLQGSPSGVANIICTQPRRISAISVAERVAKERTERIGLTVGYQIRLESVKSSATRLLYCTTGVLLRRLEGDMALQGITHVIVDEVHERTEESDFLLLVLKDVMVQRPDLRIILMSATLNAELFSQYFHSCPIINIPGRTFPVDQFFLEDVIAMTRYVLEDSSPYRRKTKQENKQNGRHKRTAFEEVEEDLRRAGILEGTDTVVRDSDPDQKLTLKQLLARYKGVDKAVLKTMSVMDLDKVNLELIEALLEWIVAGRHSYPPGAVLIFLPGLAEIKMLYEQLQSNALFNNRHSKRCVVYPLHSSLSSEEQQSVFLRPPAGVIKIIISTNIAETSVTIDDVIYVIDSGKMKEKRYDPSKGMESLEDTFVSKANALQRKGRAGRVASGVCFHLFSSHHYNNHLIKQQLPEIQRVPLEQLCLRIKMLEMFSAQSLHFVLSRLIEPPRTESLRASKLRLQDLGALTADEELTPLGYHLASLPVDVRIGKLMLFGTIFRCLDPALTIAASLAFKSPFVSPWDKREEANKKKLEFAIGNSDYLALLQAYKGWRLSIKEGSQASYNYCKENFLSGRVLQEIASLKRQFTELLSDIGFVKDGLRARDIEKKWSQGGDGVLDATGEEANSNAENIKLISAMLCAALYPNVVQVKKPEGKYQKTSTGAVKMQPKAEELKFVTKNDGYVHIHPSSVNYQTRHFESPYLVYHEKIKTSRVFIRDCSMVSVYPLVLLGGGQVHMQLQKGECVISLDDGWIQFVAASHQVAELVKELRCELDQLLQDKIKNPSMDLCMCPRGSRIIAMIVKLVTTQ; via the exons ATGAGttcagcagggagaagaagaggaaagcccaacagaggaggaggaagaggaagaggaggaggaggaggaggaagagggagaggaggcagtggaagaggaggaagcagcagtggcCGTTCAACCAAGTCTCAGCTTGGTGGAAATAGGAAGTGTGCAACCAAAATTTGGGATGATGGAGATGATTTTTGTCTCTTTGAGGAACCAAGGCTGGAATCCAG ATCAAATGCCTCTGCTAGAAGAGGAGGGCAAGCAAAACAGAGACCTGAAGCGAGAATGCCTCTGCAAACCATACACATGACATCAGAGAATCAGAGAAGAGTGAAGGAACTTCTTCAAGAGCTTCAAGCACAGGAGCTGGGTCCTGAATCAGA AGTAGCTGGTTCTGATGAAGATGAGGATGGTCCTGATTACCTTGATGATGAACAGTGCTGGTCAACAGATCGAGAAGTTTCTGACGTAATACCAGGGTTGTCTGCTGAGCAGAGAATTGTGGAAAGTGAAGTGTCTTCATTTGCTGTGCACAAACTCTCCAG GTATGGTTTTGACAGTGAGCGTTGTCGGGCAGTACTGAGATCCTGCAATGGTAACATTGGGGCATCGTTGGAGTATTTGCTGTTGCAGTGTTTTGCTGAAAGATACGGAGAGAAGATGCAGGTTTCTGCAACAGCTGCTGAAGCCACTCAAGAAGAATATTTGGAACAGAGACAAGAAGAGGCTTTTGCCCTCCGGGCAATCTATGGAGAAAAATTTGTAGAAAGAATTCAAAACCGCGTTTGGACTTTCAGTTTGGAATTGCAGTACCTGGCAAACGGGCTCAGCAAATCTAAACAAAAGGACAGTTGTACTAGGGAAGCAGCTAAGCAGACTTCAAAGGAAATATGTAAATTTCATCTCCAAGGAGGCTGCAGATTTGGTTCAAAATGCAGATTCAAACATGAATTCCCTCCAAACCACCCAATAAAACCAGACAGGAACTCTGTAGATGATGCTCATCTGAGACTTAACAGTGATCGTCCTGTATATGAACTTGAAGTAAGatttcctgaagaaaacaagTATCCACTCCAAGCACCTCTTGTGGCATTTTATTCCACTGACGAGAATCTACCTCTTGCTTGTCGTTTACACATTGCTGAATTACTCTTTGGAAAGGCCTTAACAGCTGCGGAATCTAATGAACCAGTGGTGTACACCTTAGTGACTTGCTTAGAAGATGAATCTGAAATAAGGGAGTTACTTAAAAATACTCATCACAAGTACAGTGTTCCTCCTGTGTCCCTTCTGGCAACACCATCTGTAAAGCTACAGACAAAGAGTGCATCTAGCTCAAGTCGAGTGTCTGAAG CCTCAACAGTGTCAGAGCctcaggaagaagaggaggaggcaggagaggaggaagatgagCCTGAACAAGTTGTCGTGGAGAATGAGAGTTATGTGAACtttaagaaaaagctttccAAAAAGTATGATGTGCAGGCAAAGTCTCTGTATAACGAAAATGTTAAAATCTGCACGCAATTTCGTCTGAAAAAG TCTTCTAGGCACTTCCAGTCCATGTTGTACGAAAGACAGAAGCTCCCTGCGTGGCAAGAGAGAGAAACCATTCTTGATTTGCTGAGGAGCCACCAAGTTCTTGTTGTGAGTGGCATGACAGG ATGTGGGAAAACCACTCAGATTCCTCAATTTATTTTGGATGCCTCATTGCAAGGATCTCCAAGCGGAGTTGCAAACATCATCTGCACCCAGCCTCGCAGGATCTCTGCCATTTCTGTGGCTGAACGTGTAGccaaagaaagaacagaaaggattGGACTCACTGTTGGATATCAGATCCGTCTAGAAAGTGTAAAG TCCTCAGCTACCAGGCTCTTGTACTGCACTACTGGTGTGCTGTTGAGAAGACTGGAAGGAGATATGGCTTTGCAGGGAATCACACATGTTATTGTTGATGAAGTTcatgaaagaacagaagaaag tgacttcttgctgctggttttgaagGATGTAATGGTTCAGAGGCCAGATCTGCGCATCATACTCATGAGTGCCACCTTGAATGCAGAGCTTTTTTCTCAATATTTTCACTCCTGTCCAATTATTAACATACCAG gtCGAACATTTCCCGTGGATCAGTTTTTTCTGGAAGATGTGATTGCAATGACAAG gtATGTTTTAGAGGACAGTAGTCCCTACAGGCGCAagacaaagcaagaaaacaaacagaatggAAGACACAAAAGAACTGCATTTGAAGAAGTAGAGGAGGACCTGAGACGTGCTGGCATTTTGGAAGGCACTGACACAGTTGTCAGAGATTCAGACCCAGACCAAAAATTAACCCTGAAGCAGCTCCTTGCACGATATAAAG GGGTTGACAAGGCAGTGTTGAAAACTATGTCAGTCATGGACTTGGACAAAGTTAATCTGGAATTAATTGAAGCCTTGCTAGAGTGGATAGTTGCTGGCAGACATTCATACCCCCCAG GTGCTGTGTTGATATTTTTGCCTGGTCTAGCAGAAATCAAGATGCTTTATGAGCAGCTCCAGTCTAATGCTCTTTTTAATAACAGGCATAGCAAGAG GTGTGTTGTTTATCCGCTTCATTCTTCACTGTCTAGTGAAGAACAGCAGTCTGTGTTCCTCAGGCCTCCCGCAGGAGTTATCAAAATAATCATCTCTACAAATATTGCAGAAACATCTGTCACTATTGATGATGTGATCTATGTGATTGAttctggaaaaatgaaagagaaaag ATATGACCCAAGCAAAGGAATGGAAAGTCTGGAAGATACATTTGTGTCCAAGGCCAATGCTCTGCAAAGGAAAGGGCGAGCAGGCCGTGTAGCCTCAGGTGTCTGCTTTCATCTTTTCAGTAGCCATCACTATAACAATCATCTTATAAAACAGCAGTTACCAGAAATACAAAGAGTACCCTTGGAGCAGCTTTGTCTAAG GATTAAGATGCTGGAGATGTTTTCTGCACAGAGCCTTCACTTTGTCTTATCACGGCTCATTGAGCCTCCTAGAACTGAGTCTTTGCGGGCATCAAAGCTGCGACTTCAAGACTTGGGAGCATTAACTGCAGATGAAGAGCTCACCCCTCTGGGATATCACTTGGCTTCTCTGCCTGTTGATGTCAGGATTGGCAAGCTAATGCTGTTTGGCACCATCTTTCGCTGTCTGGATCCTGCACTAACTATAGCAGCCAGTCTGGCCTTTAAGTCACCTTTT GTGTCACCATGGGATAAAAGggaagaagcaaacaaaaagaagttgGAGTTTGCAATAGGAAACAGCGACTATctggctcttctccaggcctATAAG GGATGGCGTTTAAGTATCAAAGAGGGCTCCCAAGCAAGCTACAACTACTGCAAGGAGAATTTTCTGTCAGGAAGAGTTCTTCAG GAAATTGCCAGTCTGAAACGGCAattcacagagctgctttctgatATTGGGTTTGTGAAGGATGGATTAAGAGCCAGGGACATTGAAAAGAAGTGGTCCCAAGGAGGCGATGGCGTGTTGGATGCCACAGGAGAAGAG GCAAATTCGAATGCAGAGAACATCAAACTGATCTCAGCTATGTTGTGTGCTGCACTGTATCCCAATGTTGTCCAG GTGAAAAAGCCAGAGGGCAAATACCAGAAGACCAGTACAGGAGCAGTCAAAATGCAAccaaaagcagaagagctcaAGTTTGTTACCAAAAATGATGGTTATGTTCACATTCACCCTTCCTCTGTGAATTATCAG ACTAGGCACTTTGAGAGCCCCTACCTGGTGTATCATGAGAAAATCAAGACTAGCCGTGTGTTCATTCGAGACTGCAGCATGGTGTCGGTCTACCCCCTGGTGCTGCTTGGAGGTGGCCAGGTCCacatgcagctgcagaagggagaGTGTGTCATTTCTCTTGACGATGGATGGATCCAGTTTGTCGCTGCCTCTCACCAG GTGGCTGAGCTGGTGAAGGAGCTACGCTGTGAACTagaccagctgctgcaggataAAATCAAGAATCCCAGTATGGATTTATGCATGTGCCCCCGTGGATCTCGGATCATCGCTATGATTGTAAAGCTTGTGACTACACAGTAA